The genomic DNA AGAAGTTAGTATATTGGCCTGGACCAACAAACTCGTTTCTGTAGACATCTCTTCTTGCCAATACTTCTTGGCCATCATAAACATCTATGGTCACAATCTTATCGTTATTCGCGTTAGTAACATCTACTAACATACGGAATACAGCTCGTTTGTTACCGGTTCCCCAACGACCTCTGTCATAAGGGCCATAGATAATATGATCCGCCCAATGATCAGCCGTAGTTACTACCCAAGCATCACCTTCTGCGAATCCGGTACGGTGAGAAAGATTTTTTGCCTTATATACTAAAGGTAATTCTCCGCTCAATGGAGAAGAACAACAAAGTAGTGCAGCTCCTCCTCCGTCTCTTTGAGCGACCCCGGCTACATATTCAGTATCAGCACATTGTCCTTTATAAGAACCTGGAGCCCAGTCTCCTCCACGTTGAGAAGAACGGCTATCTCCTCTGTCGAACCAGATAGTGCGGCAAGAGTTAGCAAGAGGGACCTTACTGTGCGCACAAAGGATACCACTAGTTCCCCAGGAGTGTTTAGTCGCTCCTGCAACATAGTAGTCGTTAGGACATTCGTATTTTGTAAATCCGCCTGCCCAATCTCCAGTGCCATGGTAACGAGTACCAGTCTCATAAACGGCTTGTACGTTAATCGCGCGGTCAGCATGCCAAAGTTTTCCGTATTTTGTATCACTACAAAGTGCTCTTTGGTCACGGCTTAAACCCAATAGACGTTCCCCATCTGGACAGGTTCCTTTGTTTGCACCTGATAGCCAATCGTTATCGATCGTACTTACGTTATCATCTACACCGTTAAATCCGATCTTGGTCAAATGATCTACATATGCAACAGCTCCGGTCTTACCATTGGATGCAAGAAGGCGATCCATATGTTCATCACGCCAGTTACCTCTTTTGGTTTGAGACCAATCGGAAGTTACAAGTCCCCATTCATCTTCTCCGTTTAGAGGCCAGAATGCGAAATCAAGATCCTTCTCGATTAAATAATCCACGAGTCTTTTGAGCCACTCTCTATCAGCAGGATTTGTTTCTCCTGGAGAAGCACCGAATTCACTTACCCAAACAGGAGCAGTAGTAACTGCGTCAGGATCAGTAACGTAACCCCATTCGTCTGTGATAGTGTTTCGGAATGTATTTAAATCCATGTCCTTGTATTTGATATTTCCGCCTGACGTTGCATCGTCACCGTTATGTTTAGGTCCGATAAATCCGTAGTTATGAGCTGCATAAACAAGTTTATTCACATTACGAATATGAACTTGAAGATCTCTAACAGGTTTTAGGTGAGGACGTTCTCCTGAACCTAAGATCGGGATCGCTCCCCACCAGTTGATACCTTCTACAACAATAACCATATCCGGGTTTGCACGTAAGATATCATTTCCTGCTTCACCTGCGACCTTACGCCAATCGTCTATATTATTCCAACCCCAGTTAGGGCTATTAGGTAGATGAGTATCGTTAAAACGTTGGGTGCGCACTTCGTTTCTAAGATCCGCAGCAGCGACTAACTTATTATTCTTATAACGATTTACTAAGAAGACCCAATCCGCTTTCCACATTTCAGGAGTTTGGTTATAAGCGAAGGAAGATCCTGTATGATACCATTGACCGTTATAGTCGAATCCACAGCACCATTCGGAGAAAGTAGTATGGTTATTTAGAACCACTACGATCCCTGCAGCAGTCAAAGCGGCAACAGTTTCATCATAGATCTGTAATGCCGTTTTACCGAAAAATTGCGGGTTAGCTGCCACATATTCGTTCGGAACGATATTTGCATCATGAAGCATTAGATTGGAAAAAGGCAAACGAACCGAGTTAAAACCCCATTCCTGGATCAAAGAAATAATATGAGAGATAGGCTGCTTGTCCAAGCCTCCCACTACCTGACGAGTATCACTTGCTCCATACCAATTCACCGCTTTCAATTTGAAACGGTTATTATTAGAATCTACGATATATCTACCGTTTGTGCTCAGAGGAACGACCGGAGGATTGGTAGTTACTAAAAAAGCTCTCACGGAGTTGTACGTGGACTTTGCCGATTTTGGAAGCGAGAAAGGTAGATACGCTTGGTCCGTTTCAGGGGAGCAACTTGCTAGGATAGCAAAGACCACCAAAACAGAACTAAAAATTTTCATTTTCCTTCTGTTAAACATTTTGAATTCTCTCCATTGAATTCCCAATCAATCACGGATTGTTTTTTATATGTGTGGGGATATTAAACAGGGCATACTTATATACCGTTTATTTTTTCCCAAGATTTTGTTTTATAACTGAAGTTTTTTCTTTTTAAAGCGTTCGTTATGACAAAAAATATTGAACGAACAGTCCATATATTTAAAATCTATTTATTACAAATTCTTATATATTATAAATATTTAATATATATTCATGGATATCTTGGGCGCCCCTTCGCTTTCGCTCAGGCTGGGCTATCCGCTTGTATCTGCGCCTCACCACATGTGTTGCGGCGCAGTATATCGCTACTATCCCTGGCGCATTGTCGATTCGCAGAGGATCTGTATCTTCCCATCCGTCATATTCTGGCTGTAATACGCATAAGCATCCTGTATCTGATCCATAGGAAATTGACGTTGGATTTTAGGTCGGAAGATCCCGTTTACATTTCGGATGACTTCTCTAGATAATAGAAATCTTGAGGGGAGGGATAGGGAATTGATATAGTATTCCGTTTCGAAGAATTGTATCTTCCAGCCGTTGAATAGTTTTTGGGGCTGGAATAGCATAGGTCCTGTATTGAAATACCCGTACATACATAAGGTGGAACCTTGGGGCATGGAGCGGATAAGTGTCAAAGGCATATCCCCTCCGATACAATCGAAACCGCATCTGCAATTGACTTCTTTACAAAGTTCCGTTAATTGTTTTTCAAAATCAGGATCGGATTGGTTTAATACGTAGGAAGCACCTTCTTCTTTGCAGATTTCTTTTTGTTCCTCTCTGCGTACAATGGCGATACTCTTTAATCCATATTTACTCGCAGCTCTCATCGTCATTCTGGCGACTGCTCCTGCTGCCGCAGTAATAAAGAAATATTTAGAACCGGAAGCCTTGGCCCATCTCGCCATCCCGATACCAGTGATAGGATTCGCTACGGAAGATGCCGCTTCTTGGAATTCAACATCATTAGGTAATACGATTAATTTCAGTGCATCAGCTAAAACGTATTCTGCGAAGAGCCCGTTCTTCGTATAGAAGGCGACTCTTTTCCCAAGCCTCATTCTTCCAACGATTCCGCCCCCGTTCGCGACTACTGTTCCCGCTCCTTCGAATCCTACTCCTCTTGGATATGGATAATTCAAGGTAGAACTATATACACCTTTAATATGATAAAGATCGTTCGGATTCATAGAGCCTCGATTGACTTTTATGAGAACTTGGCCTGGTCCCGGTTTCGGAAGATCTAATTCAGTCAATTCAAGAACTTTTAATATTTCTTTTGGATCCGAGATCGAGTTTTCAGGTAAGGGACCGATCTGGCGGACCGCTTTCATTTTTTGGGGAAGATTAATTTTCATAGATTGGTTTTTTAGAAGTTAGATTTTTTTGGGATACAAGTATAAGATTACCTTCTGGATCTTTGAGTATTGCGGTATTATCTTTTTCATCTAATAAGGTCCCGCCTTCTTGGAGTATTTTTTTTATAGATGATCGTAAATCGAATACTCGGAGTCCTACTGCAATTCTTCCTATATCAGATTTATCTAATGGGCCTCTTTCACTGAAATGATTGTAAGTGAATATCTCGAATGTGGGTCCACCGTCCTCGTAACCGGGTAGAGGAAGATGGCAGCCTTTTACTTCTATTCCGGTAAGTCCCGTCAGATCTTCTATAAATTTTCCCTTATAATCCCGTTCGAAACCGGTGGCATTTGTTTCCAATATCTTACTATAAAATGAAAGAGTCCTGGTCCAATCTCTGGAATTTATATTTACGTGAAGGAATCTGATCTTATCGATTTCCGGCGGATCCAGTTTAAAACGAGTTCTTATTAATGAATTTAAACTACGAAAGATATTGCTCGGACTAAGAGGAGTTGGGAATGGAATATGGATCTCAAATATATTTCCATCCGGATCCCTTCCATAGATTGCAGGCACTTTTTGCAAATCCTCGAAACGGCTATCAATATGTCCTCCGTTCTTTTGGATTGTTTGGATAAGACCGGGAACATTATCCGTTTCAAAACAGATATGAGCGTAACCCAGATCGTTTGCAGCAGATGTTCCGTGATTCGATTTCTCAGATTTTAATATCGTAAATATTGGTCCTTCTTCTTGGTAATCAGGACTTCTGAGACTAATGACAGAAGAGAGTGGATCTCCGAGGGCCCAGTCAGACTCATTTTCAGTTTCTTTTGCTTTGAATACGTTCTTGTAAAAATCAGCAAGACGTTTCGGATCTGGGCTCCTGAAAATTACGGTCTCAAACGAAAATTCTGAATTTGGGATTCTTTTGTATTCATGGGGAGAAGGAGTTAAAATCCACCAGATTATAATGAAAAAAAGTATGGAGAATAGAACGATCAGAAACTTCTTCATATATTCGAAAGGATAGCATAATCATTCTCTCCTGCGCTTGAACGAATCCGGTATTGACAAAAAAGTTTTCTACTTTGAGCGAGAGGTCTCTTTTTTACGATGTTTAGCCTAAAGGAGGAGTTTTCGTTAAGTTAATTCGAAGATTCTGAATTGTTTGGGAGTTTGTCCAGTGATCCGTTTGAATTCGGCGTTAAACGCAGCCTTGGAGCCAAATCCGGATTCATAAGCAATTTCTAAAATATTCCATTCGGATTTTTCTTTTAGAAGATGGATTGAATGTTGTATTCTATAATAGGATAATAGTCTCGGGAATGTCGTGTTTAATTGAGTATTACATATTTCCGAAAGTTGGTGAGGATTTAACTCCAACCTCGTAGCGAGAGTCGCTAAGGAAAGATTCTCTTCCTTGAATATCATTTCTTGCGTAAATAATCTTTCGATTTCTCCCAGTATTGCATTTACATTTGTATTGTGGATCTTACTTCTGATGTATTTAGAAGTTTTTCCGTCCGATGTTTGGGATTTTTCTGGCTTCAGAGAAAATTCAGATAACCGATCCACTGCAGTCTTCATTTCGATTTCTAATATTTTTCTTCTTGAATCTATACTTTTGTATCGCTCGTAGATACTCGCCGCAAAAAATATAACTTCCAAAGGAAGTGCCCAAACCGGTAAATAAAAGTAAATAGGATTAGGCTGAAGTACTCGCGTGATCCATAATATATATACGAATGCTGCCGAATAAAACGTACCCCAAGTGATAACGAATGTTAAAAGATGTTTTTGTCCCTGAATCAACATTCTAATCGTAACGATCAAAAAAGCTGGGATCCAAATCATATAAATCAGGGAGAATACTCCGGAAAATAATTGGTTCCAATCCGAAAGCACAGAAGCAATTGAACTTAACGCAGCAAAAATAAGTATGGCGATCGCAATTTTATCAAAACGAGGATAATAGGATCTCAAATCCACAAATTCCCTAAAGAATGCAACTCCGAAGAATAAGGTGAGTGCCTGACTGAAGAAGAATCCATGATTGAGCCAATAAGGAGTTTCTGACAAGAGAATCCTAGGTGCGGAAGAATACATTAGGCTAAAGTTCATTGTTACAAAAAATATATAACCTCCATACCAAAGATAGATTTGGTCGTTGAGGGTAAAAAAGAAAAATAAAGAAAACAAACATATCGCGAGCATGAACCCCGCATAAAAGGAGGTGTACATGGTGCGGTCATTGGTTTTGTTTCTGACTTCTTCTTCGGATAAGATAAAAAAAGGAATACGAACTAATGAACGAGTATTGATCCGTACTAATATTTCTTTGTTTCGAAGAAGTGGAATACTCGGATAATCCAACCAAGCAACTTTCCATTTGCTTCTTTCTAAAACTGCTCCTGCCTGACCATACAGGTTCCAATTACCAGCATCTGTTTCTAAGAAGAAGTCAACATTGGTAAGAGTAGGCCATTCTAAGACCATATAACATTTTTTTTCCGCAGCAAAAGGTTTACTCTGCAGTTTGATCCAAATAGTACGATCGGTATATCCAAGATCAATATATGGCTGGTTTAGATCCTCAAAAGTTTGAGCAGATTGTAGATTCGGATCTCTTTCCCCGCTAAGGCTTGTTCTAATCTGTAGAGTCTCATTTCTACAATCTGCTTCCTTCTCCGCTTGGTTTGAGGACTTACAAGCGCTCATCGAAAGAAGCAGGATCAATAAACATGCTTTATAATTGGATCTCCACATTCACGGCGAGTTCTTTCAGATATCCAAAAGATGGCAATTCCTTATTGGAAATAAATGTCCAGAATTATAACCACAGACGACGGATGACGTTTTATGCCTATTATATTGTCCCGAATATGGAAGCTTTACCACAGAACGCTTGGCCAATCATCTCTTCGGATCCTACTGATTTTCAGTATTTTTGGTACCAATTCCCTTTTGCAGTTCCAGGGCTCACTACCTTTGTCGTAGGTTTTTTGTTATTTGTCGCAGGTATGATAAGAGCTCGAAAAGAAGGTTCTCAAGCTCTTTTAATTAGTTTTGCAATTAGCTGCCTTGCCTTCGGAACTCTCGGGCTTCTTTTGGGACTAAGAGCGGTTATTTTGGATAAGAGTTTTTTATTATCCGTTAATACGCTCTTGTACCCGATCGTTCTTTTATTCACTCCTATGAGTGGTCATATTCTACATCATATCCTAGGAAAAAAATATAAGATCCTTTCTTGGATGAACTGGTTGAATTGGGGAGCAGTCATATTTGCATTGTCCGGCATCGTTTTAAATCGGGCCTTTACTGGAGATTTTATACATTATCCGTTCGGAAAATATCCTGTATCCACTTTCTTCTTAAAACCTTGGGGAATCATAGGAGTATCTACTTACTTTCTCATTGGTGTTCCATGTATTCTTCATTTTCTAAAACATAATTCTTTAAAAAATAAAAAAACACTTGTACTCGGACAAAACCTCCTTATCATTCTGGCTGCATCCAATCTACCTAGTTTTATAGGAATCCCTTTCTTTCCGGGCGGTAATTTTTCTTTTATTCCTATGCTTATTCTTGCATACGGAGTATTTCGATCAGACTTTCTGAACTTGAGTGATTTCTTATTTAATAAAAATGCTTTATTCTATTTTTTGAATGCGATAATCGCACTCTTATTTTTGGGAATATCAGGAGCATTTGTTTATCTTATTTCTCCGGATGAACTTGCTAAATCCCAGAACATACAATGGCTTTTTATTCCACTAGTCTCTACTTTGGCGGTTTTCTGGTTAGGGATTATTGTAGGAGGAACAAACCCTGCTTCCCCTCTAAATCAGATCGCGGCATTTTCCCTTTATATCTATGGAGCACAATTGATCTCTGTGCTTTCTATCAATATAATTTCGGATCCTATAATAGGTCTTAGAGTCACTCAAGTCTGTTATATGATCTTTTTTCTTGCACCTTCTATTCATATACGTTTTGCGTATCTTGCCTTAAAGAAACCGTTGCCAAAATATTTTCCGATCTTCGATGCGCTTGTGTTTTTATTAAGTGTCGCCGCACTCTCGCCTTGGTTGTTCGTGGGATATTACGAATTCGCTTGGGGAAGGATACTTGCATCCGGACCGGTTGTACAAGGATTTGGAGTAGTCGGTTTTATCGGGATCCTAGCGGTTTTGTCGGAATGGTTCTCCGCATTCAGGAAGAAAGAATCCGATTTTTTAGGAAATTTGGCGGTTCTATTCTTAATTGTAGGAAGTATTATGCTTCTTTTAAATTTGCCCGCAACACAAGGATTTCATATCTATCCACTTGGAAATTTAAGTATTATACCGACTGGAATATTAGCCTACGGAGTTCTGCGGAATTCTACAAGACTGGAAGCTCAACAGGCTTTTAGGATAAGTCACAGGATCTCTTTATTATCCCTTTCCTTGATCCCGTTATTTTCATTTCTTCTTTTTCCTTTTTTGTCTAAAAGTAGTCCGATAGATTCAAGAATACTTTATATTCTTTTAATATGCTTTCCAATCCTTCTTCTGGGATATCAACTTGCCTTCTTTTTGACGAGACCAATTTCGTCGGAGCTGGATATTCTATTACATAGATTGGATCGGGCAAGAGAAGAGGCTGAAAATTCTAAAAACGAAGCGGAAGTGCTGACCGAACTTGCTAAGAAGATCAATTCAACGAGCGATCTGACCGAAATTTTACAATTTGTTAAGGATCATATTTCTTTAAGATTCGGAGAAGATTCCATACTCGCTCTATTTACGATCAATGATGCTCAGCAATCATTGGTATTGTATCACCTGACTTCAAACGCGGATTCGGATATTAAGGATAAGATAGCCGATCTTAAGATCCCATTAGCGTTAGAAGGAGGAGTTCTTGCAAGGACCTCGAAAAAACAAAAGCCGATCTATTTGGCGGAAATTAAACCTGAGTGGCTGGATGCTTCTCCGTATGATGCGATACTAGTTCGAACGTTTAATTTGGAATCCGTTCTTCATGTTCCTCTGATCGTACAAGGAAAAACGCTTGGAGTTCTTTCTGTAACCTGGTCAAAAGTCCAATTTTTAGCTCAGAAAGATCTAAAGGAGATCGCGTCTTTGGGAGATCAGATTGCAGGCGCAGTTCAAAACGCGATTCTATTGCAGGAAACAAAAGATTCTGCGGAAGAAATAGAAGAGTTGAATCGATTCGCAAGAATTCTGAATTCTTCTTTGGATCTTGATCAAGTATTTCAGTCAGCATTCGATTATATCGTCGATCATAGTACTGTTGATACTATATGGTTATTGCTAAAGGATAAGGAAAACGGAGTGTTAAGGACTTATTCCGGCAATTCCGCAATGCCTGGACTTACCGAAAAGGAAATGCAATATTTTCGTGATCTGGAAATTCCTTTGAATGAAACGGGAGGAAGTATCTATCATACTTATTCGGAAAAAGTTCCATTATATATAGATGATATACGATCGGAACAAGGTTTTACGAATTTACTCAATGGAAGTACGGTGAACTTTTCTAAAATCGATCTCAGGATCGCAAAAAACTGCCATCTGTATTCTATGTTCCAAATTCCTCTCATATTAAACCATGAGGTGATAGGTATTCTTAATCTAACCGCTTTCGAAAAGAAGATAGGTTTAAGCGTTAAGGCGAGGGAGAAGATAATGCGGATCTGCGAACAGATTACTACTGCATTGCATAATGCTTCCTTGTACGACCAGATCAAAAATCTTTTTACGGAAGCGGAGACCTCTCGTGAAAAAGCGGATTCATTACTTCTGAATATTCTTCCTTCGGAGATTGCTGAGGAATTAAAGGAAAAGGGAGAAGTTCGACCTATCTTGTACGAATCTGCTACGATTCTATTTACCGATTTTAAAGGATTTACACAAATTGCGGAGACACTCTCTCCATCAGATCTGATCCGAGAATTGGATAGTTGTTTTACTCAATTCGATGAAATAGTACATCGTTATAAATTAGAAAAATTGAAAACGATCGGGGATTCCTATATGTGCGTGGGTGGGATCCCTGCAAAAAATAGAACTCACGCGATCGATGCTTGTTTGGCCGCTTTGGAATTGCAGGCGTTCATGAATCAAATGCAATCGATTAAGAAACAATTGGGATTACCATATTGGCAGATGAGGATAGGTATTCATACGGGTCCGGTCATCGGAGGTGTGATCGGAAAGAAAAAATTCGCATTCGATGTATGGGGAGATGCGGTTAACACAGCCTCACGTTTGGAGTCCGGAGGAGAAGTGGGTAAGGTCAATATCTCCCAGAATACTTTCGAATTAGTAGACGATTT from Leptospira selangorensis includes the following:
- a CDS encoding glycoside hydrolase family 5 protein translates to MFNRRKMKIFSSVLVVFAILASCSPETDQAYLPFSLPKSAKSTYNSVRAFLVTTNPPVVPLSTNGRYIVDSNNNRFKLKAVNWYGASDTRQVVGGLDKQPISHIISLIQEWGFNSVRLPFSNLMLHDANIVPNEYVAANPQFFGKTALQIYDETVAALTAAGIVVVLNNHTTFSEWCCGFDYNGQWYHTGSSFAYNQTPEMWKADWVFLVNRYKNNKLVAAADLRNEVRTQRFNDTHLPNSPNWGWNNIDDWRKVAGEAGNDILRANPDMVIVVEGINWWGAIPILGSGERPHLKPVRDLQVHIRNVNKLVYAAHNYGFIGPKHNGDDATSGGNIKYKDMDLNTFRNTITDEWGYVTDPDAVTTAPVWVSEFGASPGETNPADREWLKRLVDYLIEKDLDFAFWPLNGEDEWGLVTSDWSQTKRGNWRDEHMDRLLASNGKTGAVAYVDHLTKIGFNGVDDNVSTIDNDWLSGANKGTCPDGERLLGLSRDQRALCSDTKYGKLWHADRAINVQAVYETGTRYHGTGDWAGGFTKYECPNDYYVAGATKHSWGTSGILCAHSKVPLANSCRTIWFDRGDSRSSQRGGDWAPGSYKGQCADTEYVAGVAQRDGGGAALLCCSSPLSGELPLVYKAKNLSHRTGFAEGDAWVVTTADHWADHIIYGPYDRGRWGTGNKRAVFRMLVDVTNANNDKIVTIDVYDGQEVLARRDVYRNEFVGPGQYTNFSLDFNIAPDKADRPMEVRAWWFDTSYVKTENVTIQNR
- a CDS encoding alcohol dehydrogenase catalytic domain-containing protein encodes the protein MKINLPQKMKAVRQIGPLPENSISDPKEILKVLELTELDLPKPGPGQVLIKVNRGSMNPNDLYHIKGVYSSTLNYPYPRGVGFEGAGTVVANGGGIVGRMRLGKRVAFYTKNGLFAEYVLADALKLIVLPNDVEFQEAASSVANPITGIGMARWAKASGSKYFFITAAAGAVARMTMRAASKYGLKSIAIVRREEQKEICKEEGASYVLNQSDPDFEKQLTELCKEVNCRCGFDCIGGDMPLTLIRSMPQGSTLCMYGYFNTGPMLFQPQKLFNGWKIQFFETEYYINSLSLPSRFLLSREVIRNVNGIFRPKIQRQFPMDQIQDAYAYYSQNMTDGKIQILCESTMRQG
- a CDS encoding VOC family protein — encoded protein: MKKFLIVLFSILFFIIIWWILTPSPHEYKRIPNSEFSFETVIFRSPDPKRLADFYKNVFKAKETENESDWALGDPLSSVISLRSPDYQEEGPIFTILKSEKSNHGTSAANDLGYAHICFETDNVPGLIQTIQKNGGHIDSRFEDLQKVPAIYGRDPDGNIFEIHIPFPTPLSPSNIFRSLNSLIRTRFKLDPPEIDKIRFLHVNINSRDWTRTLSFYSKILETNATGFERDYKGKFIEDLTGLTGIEVKGCHLPLPGYEDGGPTFEIFTYNHFSERGPLDKSDIGRIAVGLRVFDLRSSIKKILQEGGTLLDEKDNTAILKDPEGNLILVSQKNLTSKKPIYEN
- a CDS encoding 7TM diverse intracellular signaling domain-containing protein, yielding MWRSNYKACLLILLLSMSACKSSNQAEKEADCRNETLQIRTSLSGERDPNLQSAQTFEDLNQPYIDLGYTDRTIWIKLQSKPFAAEKKCYMVLEWPTLTNVDFFLETDAGNWNLYGQAGAVLERSKWKVAWLDYPSIPLLRNKEILVRINTRSLVRIPFFILSEEEVRNKTNDRTMYTSFYAGFMLAICLFSLFFFFTLNDQIYLWYGGYIFFVTMNFSLMYSSAPRILLSETPYWLNHGFFFSQALTLFFGVAFFREFVDLRSYYPRFDKIAIAILIFAALSSIASVLSDWNQLFSGVFSLIYMIWIPAFLIVTIRMLIQGQKHLLTFVITWGTFYSAAFVYILWITRVLQPNPIYFYLPVWALPLEVIFFAASIYERYKSIDSRRKILEIEMKTAVDRLSEFSLKPEKSQTSDGKTSKYIRSKIHNTNVNAILGEIERLFTQEMIFKEENLSLATLATRLELNPHQLSEICNTQLNTTFPRLLSYYRIQHSIHLLKEKSEWNILEIAYESGFGSKAAFNAEFKRITGQTPKQFRIFELT
- a CDS encoding adenylate/guanylate cyclase domain-containing protein, which gives rise to MEALPQNAWPIISSDPTDFQYFWYQFPFAVPGLTTFVVGFLLFVAGMIRARKEGSQALLISFAISCLAFGTLGLLLGLRAVILDKSFLLSVNTLLYPIVLLFTPMSGHILHHILGKKYKILSWMNWLNWGAVIFALSGIVLNRAFTGDFIHYPFGKYPVSTFFLKPWGIIGVSTYFLIGVPCILHFLKHNSLKNKKTLVLGQNLLIILAASNLPSFIGIPFFPGGNFSFIPMLILAYGVFRSDFLNLSDFLFNKNALFYFLNAIIALLFLGISGAFVYLISPDELAKSQNIQWLFIPLVSTLAVFWLGIIVGGTNPASPLNQIAAFSLYIYGAQLISVLSINIISDPIIGLRVTQVCYMIFFLAPSIHIRFAYLALKKPLPKYFPIFDALVFLLSVAALSPWLFVGYYEFAWGRILASGPVVQGFGVVGFIGILAVLSEWFSAFRKKESDFLGNLAVLFLIVGSIMLLLNLPATQGFHIYPLGNLSIIPTGILAYGVLRNSTRLEAQQAFRISHRISLLSLSLIPLFSFLLFPFLSKSSPIDSRILYILLICFPILLLGYQLAFFLTRPISSELDILLHRLDRAREEAENSKNEAEVLTELAKKINSTSDLTEILQFVKDHISLRFGEDSILALFTINDAQQSLVLYHLTSNADSDIKDKIADLKIPLALEGGVLARTSKKQKPIYLAEIKPEWLDASPYDAILVRTFNLESVLHVPLIVQGKTLGVLSVTWSKVQFLAQKDLKEIASLGDQIAGAVQNAILLQETKDSAEEIEELNRFARILNSSLDLDQVFQSAFDYIVDHSTVDTIWLLLKDKENGVLRTYSGNSAMPGLTEKEMQYFRDLEIPLNETGGSIYHTYSEKVPLYIDDIRSEQGFTNLLNGSTVNFSKIDLRIAKNCHLYSMFQIPLILNHEVIGILNLTAFEKKIGLSVKAREKIMRICEQITTALHNASLYDQIKNLFTEAETSREKADSLLLNILPSEIAEELKEKGEVRPILYESATILFTDFKGFTQIAETLSPSDLIRELDSCFTQFDEIVHRYKLEKLKTIGDSYMCVGGIPAKNRTHAIDACLAALELQAFMNQMQSIKKQLGLPYWQMRIGIHTGPVIGGVIGKKKFAFDVWGDAVNTASRLESGGEVGKVNISQNTFELVDDFFKTEYRGTVPVKNKGYMAMYFLEGLREEYSLTDGKVPNRVFHEKYHSFY